The following proteins come from a genomic window of Erwinia billingiae Eb661:
- a CDS encoding DUF2913 family protein, protein MDETTGNSRVSHLAWCALVALHIARREGITSTPLQENLFLTRWLATAEKQRLFPRELAADIAWMLKTGREMGTRADLPGKLEYLWRTGNGSLLDQKDLFRLQQALHALRRSGWFYMVLSDKEWSSSRSRKPFPETPGLYLNKNGLDNAFDAEGNQIHSLLVHITGDFDGLDVVLRQSGWRREPTGQEFLHSLFATSFDGSRLRNAAL, encoded by the coding sequence ATGGATGAAACAACGGGAAACAGCCGGGTGTCTCACTTAGCCTGGTGTGCACTGGTTGCATTACACATTGCGCGACGCGAAGGAATCACCTCCACACCCCTGCAGGAAAACCTATTTCTGACGAGGTGGCTGGCCACGGCTGAAAAGCAGCGTCTTTTTCCCCGCGAGCTGGCCGCCGATATCGCCTGGATGTTAAAAACAGGGCGTGAAATGGGTACCCGCGCGGACCTGCCGGGTAAATTAGAATACCTGTGGCGTACCGGAAACGGCAGTTTACTGGATCAAAAGGACCTGTTCCGCCTCCAACAAGCTCTTCATGCTCTCAGGCGCAGCGGCTGGTTTTATATGGTACTGAGTGACAAGGAATGGAGCAGCTCAAGATCCCGGAAGCCTTTCCCTGAAACGCCCGGGCTTTATTTGAATAAAAATGGACTCGATAACGCCTTCGATGCGGAGGGTAATCAGATCCACTCGCTTTTGGTGCATATTACAGGCGACTTCGATGGGCTGGACGTTGTGTTAAGGCAGTCAGGGTGGCGCAGGGAACCGACAGGACAGGAATTTCTGCACAGCCTCTTTGCCACTTCTTTTGATGGGAGCCGATTACGCAATGCTGCCCTGTGA
- a CDS encoding biofilm development regulator YmgB/AriR family protein has protein sequence MQQTAEGAITDYFGTQGARFEEEQRIIGGIICQLVSAHGYVTNKAVILCLIEMLETSESVVEQDVLRSALEIVLGRTADDSGL, from the coding sequence ATGCAACAGACGGCTGAAGGCGCCATCACTGACTATTTCGGCACCCAGGGCGCACGCTTTGAGGAAGAACAGCGGATAATCGGCGGCATCATCTGCCAGCTGGTATCTGCCCATGGTTACGTGACGAACAAAGCCGTCATTTTGTGCCTGATAGAGATGCTGGAGACCAGCGAGAGCGTCGTGGAGCAGGACGTGCTGCGGAGCGCGCTGGAAATTGTGCTCGGGCGCACGGCAGACGACAGCGGCTTATGA
- a CDS encoding DUF421 domain-containing protein — translation MIIYIPIIIKLGLGIVCLIVQINLMGKGNLAPSSAMDQVQNYVLGGIIGGVIYNESITVLQFVLVLIIWTLLVFILKFLKENNRLVKRIIDGKPITLVHNGTVNVRECLRNGVSANDLMFKLRANGIYEVEQLKRVVLEQNGQLTIIQSGDENIRYPIIVDGLANHDLLEIISKDSEWLESKIAEQGFTKISDIYLGEYLSGRINLYAYDIKD, via the coding sequence ATGATTATTTACATACCTATCATTATAAAGCTAGGACTGGGGATCGTTTGTTTGATTGTGCAAATAAATCTCATGGGGAAAGGGAATCTTGCTCCCTCATCTGCAATGGATCAGGTTCAGAACTATGTTCTGGGCGGGATTATTGGAGGCGTAATATACAATGAGTCGATTACAGTACTTCAGTTTGTGCTGGTGTTGATTATCTGGACGTTACTTGTTTTTATTCTCAAGTTTTTAAAAGAGAACAATCGATTAGTTAAAAGGATTATTGACGGAAAACCTATCACCCTGGTACATAATGGGACAGTAAATGTTAGAGAGTGTTTAAGGAATGGTGTTTCTGCGAACGACCTGATGTTTAAATTAAGAGCCAATGGTATTTATGAGGTGGAACAACTAAAACGCGTCGTTCTCGAGCAAAATGGGCAATTAACTATTATTCAGAGTGGCGATGAAAATATTCGCTATCCAATTATCGTGGATGGGTTGGCTAACCATGACCTGCTTGAGATTATCAGCAAAGACAGTGAGTGGCTGGAAAGTAAAATAGCGGAGCAAGGCTTTACTAAAATTAGTGATATATATCTGGGTGAATATTTGTCTGGGCGGATAAATTTATACGCATATGATATTAAAGACTGA
- a CDS encoding methyl-accepting chemotaxis protein has protein sequence MAVIEFSPSGVIQRASPRFLETMGYRSDEITGQHHSMFCPASLVSTSEYAHFWQRLARGESFSGKYLRFAKGERPVWLEASYIAVPDRRGRVFRIIKIAADISERMQSALEQESVVNAINRSMAVISFDPAGHVLDVNDNFLSSTGYRRDEVLGKHHRMFCAEALYRSEDYRRFWQKLNQGEFFSGQFPRLNRQGEPLWLRATYNPVFDAAGQLYKIVKFASDVTEQVQRNQRERDAASHAWDMAVQTRSSAQAGAAVVESSISMIDRIAQGMTAVSADVARLNSQSDSIDGMVGTIRSFAMQTRLIALNAAIEAARAGASGRSFAVVAAEVRNLAANVSGTTEEIERVVTGNSHLAKEVLRGIGNSLANTTEGVALMREAGEVIARIKKNSEDVESAVKDVAHSVKDD, from the coding sequence ATGGCCGTCATTGAGTTCAGCCCTTCCGGAGTAATACAGAGGGCCAGCCCGCGTTTTCTGGAGACTATGGGATACCGGTCTGACGAAATAACCGGGCAGCATCACAGTATGTTTTGCCCGGCTTCGCTGGTCAGCACATCTGAATACGCTCACTTCTGGCAGCGTCTTGCCAGGGGGGAGAGCTTCAGTGGAAAATATCTGAGATTTGCTAAGGGTGAACGCCCTGTATGGCTTGAGGCAAGCTATATTGCGGTCCCTGATCGGCGCGGCAGGGTGTTCAGAATCATTAAAATAGCCGCCGACATCTCTGAGCGTATGCAGTCAGCGCTCGAACAAGAATCTGTCGTGAATGCCATCAACCGGTCTATGGCTGTCATATCATTCGATCCTGCCGGGCACGTGCTGGATGTAAATGATAATTTTCTAAGTTCCACCGGATACCGGCGGGATGAAGTCTTGGGTAAGCATCACCGTATGTTTTGCGCCGAAGCGCTTTACAGAAGCGAGGACTACCGCCGGTTCTGGCAAAAGTTGAATCAGGGAGAGTTTTTTTCCGGTCAGTTCCCGCGACTAAACCGACAAGGCGAGCCTTTGTGGCTGCGGGCGACCTATAATCCTGTTTTCGACGCTGCCGGGCAGCTGTATAAAATTGTGAAGTTTGCGTCAGACGTTACGGAACAGGTTCAGCGTAATCAGAGAGAACGGGATGCTGCTTCACACGCATGGGATATGGCGGTTCAGACCCGGAGTAGTGCACAGGCCGGTGCAGCTGTTGTCGAGAGCAGCATCAGTATGATTGACCGAATTGCACAGGGAATGACTGCTGTCTCTGCGGATGTAGCAAGGCTGAACAGTCAGTCTGACAGCATCGACGGCATGGTCGGAACCATCAGAAGCTTTGCTATGCAGACAAGGCTCATCGCACTGAATGCAGCAATTGAAGCCGCAAGGGCGGGCGCATCAGGCAGAAGCTTTGCCGTTGTAGCCGCAGAAGTCCGCAATCTTGCGGCGAACGTCAGTGGTACCACAGAAGAAATTGAGCGGGTCGTGACCGGCAACAGCCATCTGGCCAAAGAGGTTCTGAGGGGCATCGGGAACAGCCTCGCGAACACTACGGAGGGGGTTGCTCTTATGCGAGAAGCGGGGGAAGTAATTGCCCGCATCAAGAAAAATTCAGAAGATGTGGAGAGCGCAGTAAAGGATGTTGCCCATTCAGTTAAAGATGATTAA
- a CDS encoding DUF3290 domain-containing protein, translated as MKFYGIDYLQTQSNINDFLKYIIIFSALFVLIVVFSLYMRHRLQTKYRDLTIIAFLFLLFISGVQYADYTNSQNIHSQSSQMVNFVRLLSEREGVSIKSIFSSSVQLSDGVIVKINDYYYRVNLSPDQNTYSLAKVGLISTEIVTIKN; from the coding sequence ATGAAGTTTTATGGCATAGACTATCTGCAAACGCAGTCTAATATAAATGATTTTTTAAAGTACATTATTATATTTAGTGCGTTATTTGTTTTGATTGTCGTTTTCAGTCTTTATATGCGCCATCGCTTACAGACTAAATATCGGGATTTGACGATCATAGCTTTTTTGTTTTTACTATTCATTTCCGGTGTGCAATATGCAGATTATACTAACAGCCAGAACATACACTCTCAATCATCTCAGATGGTTAATTTTGTGAGGTTATTATCAGAGAGGGAGGGTGTAAGCATAAAATCTATTTTTTCCAGCTCCGTGCAACTATCGGATGGTGTAATAGTAAAAATCAATGACTATTATTACCGTGTAAACCTAAGTCCTGATCAAAACACCTATAGCCTGGCAAAGGTCGGGCTGATAAGTACTGAAATAGTAACCATAAAAAACTGA
- a CDS encoding sensor domain-containing diguanylate cyclase — MKKNTITLRTLLVILSLGGIIMTSVLLLGSLWFFQKANIEDRLLDSNIAYARKLSDTTDRYLFTAQRELAYSAGLLKDFGNMQQLRQEADRLRLQSGFFNSVLVVKPDAVVVATSPESLGLVGNTLSSPASRQALASRASFISQPFTSAAGNYVIFISQPVFGQTGEYLGYIGGSIYLKKQSMLSDILSTHFFARAADISIVSNEGSIIFSHYPEKVGRVLDIGPDLKKQLILSASGKYLLKSDGKEYLLGYASLHRTDWNIFVYGTADDAASILWNTARNAVWFILLIVILVGSMVVLFAARISSPLEKLAQSIHTTDSGATLRALPQINAWYTEAVRLREAVYHHLQMMINQVSSLTDETRTDPLTGLLNRRGFATLIRQHARTPNHCAIAVDIDHFKKINDRLGHDAGDAVLISLAGLLRTACRSSDIVSRSGGEEFVIFMPDTQLSDAAATAERVRHLVETSLFPYAGQITVSAGVAALIDVQGSTEGLFRQADMALYEAKGAGRNIVIISTHDGMKRHTNGSQ, encoded by the coding sequence ATGAAAAAAAATACGATAACATTACGCACACTGCTTGTGATCCTGTCGCTGGGGGGCATTATAATGACGTCCGTCCTCCTCCTGGGCAGCCTGTGGTTTTTCCAGAAAGCCAACATCGAAGACCGCCTGCTGGACAGCAATATTGCATATGCCCGCAAGCTTTCTGACACCACCGATCGCTACCTTTTCACCGCGCAGCGCGAACTGGCTTACAGCGCAGGTTTGCTGAAAGATTTCGGTAACATGCAGCAGCTACGTCAGGAGGCGGATCGCCTGCGCCTGCAGTCCGGTTTTTTTAATTCTGTACTGGTGGTAAAACCAGATGCTGTGGTAGTGGCAACCTCGCCGGAAAGTCTCGGTCTGGTTGGCAACACGCTCAGTTCACCGGCCAGCCGGCAGGCGCTGGCGTCCAGGGCATCCTTCATTTCCCAGCCGTTCACCTCCGCAGCCGGTAACTATGTCATTTTCATTTCTCAGCCGGTTTTCGGTCAGACAGGGGAGTATCTTGGATACATTGGCGGCAGTATTTACCTGAAAAAGCAGAGCATGCTTAGCGATATTCTCAGCACGCACTTTTTTGCCCGGGCTGCCGACATCAGCATCGTCAGCAATGAAGGGAGTATTATCTTCAGTCACTATCCCGAAAAAGTCGGCCGTGTACTGGATATCGGCCCGGATCTCAAAAAACAGCTTATCCTGTCAGCCAGCGGAAAATATCTGCTCAAAAGCGACGGGAAAGAATACCTGCTCGGATATGCCTCACTGCACAGGACCGACTGGAACATATTTGTCTACGGAACCGCGGACGATGCCGCCTCTATTCTCTGGAACACTGCCCGAAATGCCGTATGGTTCATTCTGCTGATCGTCATTCTGGTGGGCAGTATGGTGGTGCTGTTTGCGGCCCGCATCTCTTCGCCACTGGAAAAACTCGCGCAGTCCATTCATACCACAGACAGCGGCGCCACGCTGAGGGCCCTGCCGCAGATAAACGCCTGGTATACAGAGGCCGTCAGACTGCGTGAGGCGGTTTATCATCATCTGCAGATGATGATAAACCAGGTCTCTTCCCTGACGGACGAAACACGCACCGACCCACTGACCGGGCTACTGAACCGCCGGGGGTTCGCAACCCTTATCAGACAGCATGCGCGTACGCCTAATCATTGCGCCATTGCCGTTGATATCGACCATTTTAAAAAAATAAACGACAGGCTGGGACATGATGCGGGTGATGCCGTCCTGATAAGCCTCGCTGGTCTGCTCAGGACAGCCTGCCGGAGCAGTGATATAGTCAGTCGATCCGGGGGAGAGGAGTTTGTTATTTTCATGCCTGATACCCAATTATCTGACGCTGCCGCCACGGCAGAAAGGGTCCGGCACCTAGTGGAAACATCTTTGTTCCCATACGCAGGACAGATCACCGTGTCAGCCGGTGTTGCGGCGCTCATTGATGTGCAGGGGAGTACGGAAGGGCTTTTCCGTCAGGCCGATATGGCGCTTTATGAGGCTAAAGGGGCAGGCAGGAATATCGTAATCATCAGCACCCATGATGGGATGAAAAGACATACGAACGGTAGTCAGTGA
- the ycgZ gene encoding regulatory protein YcgZ, translating into MRQTESNPQTADQIAHHFSRPSLPTQQETMGRIVAEILASGKNLNRKAICTRLLQRLEHASGAEEERHYQQLIGLLFGRDPQ; encoded by the coding sequence ATGCGTCAAACCGAGTCAAACCCGCAGACAGCTGACCAGATAGCGCACCACTTTAGCCGGCCCTCACTGCCCACCCAGCAGGAAACGATGGGACGCATCGTGGCGGAAATTCTGGCATCCGGAAAAAACCTCAACCGCAAGGCAATATGCACCCGGCTGCTTCAGCGTCTCGAGCACGCTTCCGGTGCGGAGGAGGAGCGCCACTACCAGCAGCTCATTGGCCTGCTGTTCGGCCGCGACCCGCAGTAA
- a CDS encoding DinB family protein produces MYRATALTLLKYKRWVDARMLSAIAATDALKHPRNMQKMLRLMNHVHVGDMVVRANLTGEIHAYRTLKPRRTPDISSLQLSMLACSNWYVEHVAAMVQADYDTVITYRRIDGKMAQLTTLCLIEQVLLQGTRHRAEVSWLISSCGGVAPDEGLMRFMRPPPRTWVKEAL; encoded by the coding sequence ATGTACAGGGCAACTGCACTGACGTTACTAAAGTACAAGCGCTGGGTAGATGCCAGGATGCTTAGCGCAATAGCGGCAACGGATGCCCTTAAACACCCTCGAAACATGCAGAAAATGCTCAGGCTCATGAACCACGTTCACGTTGGCGATATGGTGGTACGCGCAAATCTCACTGGCGAAATACACGCTTACCGCACCCTGAAGCCGCGCCGGACGCCTGACATCAGCTCCCTTCAGCTGTCCATGCTGGCATGCAGCAACTGGTATGTTGAACACGTCGCTGCTATGGTACAGGCTGATTATGACACGGTGATTACTTACCGGCGCATAGATGGAAAAATGGCGCAACTGACCACTCTGTGCCTGATAGAACAAGTGTTATTACAGGGGACCCGCCATCGGGCTGAAGTCAGCTGGCTGATTAGCTCCTGTGGAGGCGTGGCACCGGATGAGGGGCTCATGCGGTTTATGCGGCCCCCTCCCCGCACCTGGGTAAAGGAGGCACTGTGA
- a CDS encoding GGDEF domain-containing protein: MSFNIHDKLIHEFESPKGLLYRMIIIYACTMVGVIMFLSLLMGDLSNINFYLFINLITAFVTVCFIRESFNIHSYGHHMMIFRLSLFLLLNSSLFSMAGGVGLLSRDVASMCSALIYAPAMIIIIRSFKKFINYVNKNYQGAVSLSLTDELTGLPNRRHLNNKLREMENRQGTVCIADVDHFKKINDTYGHEVGDKVLRNIGLKLSSFSQDDVFVSRSGGEEFVILIFDNVNAGNFIRNMKSSISEVCNGSVGITLSIGVAIKGSEQSSSSAISAADHALYGAKETGRDSIMYAQRP; the protein is encoded by the coding sequence ATGAGCTTCAATATACACGATAAACTGATTCATGAATTTGAGTCTCCAAAGGGACTGTTATACAGAATGATTATCATTTATGCATGTACGATGGTTGGGGTGATAATGTTTCTCTCTCTTCTGATGGGGGATCTTTCTAATATTAACTTTTACCTTTTTATTAATTTAATAACAGCATTTGTAACAGTCTGTTTTATAAGGGAATCATTTAATATCCATTCATATGGCCATCACATGATGATATTCAGGTTAAGTCTTTTCTTACTGCTTAATTCTTCACTTTTCTCAATGGCTGGAGGGGTTGGTTTATTAAGCAGGGATGTGGCATCAATGTGCTCTGCGTTGATTTACGCACCAGCGATGATTATCATAATTCGTTCATTTAAAAAATTCATAAATTACGTAAATAAAAACTACCAAGGTGCGGTGAGCCTTTCTCTAACAGATGAGTTAACAGGCTTACCGAACAGAAGACATCTGAACAATAAGCTCAGAGAAATGGAAAACAGGCAGGGTACGGTGTGTATTGCTGATGTAGATCATTTTAAAAAAATAAATGATACTTATGGACATGAAGTTGGTGATAAAGTGCTAAGAAATATCGGACTCAAACTTAGCAGTTTTTCTCAGGACGATGTATTCGTTTCCCGTTCAGGTGGTGAGGAGTTTGTTATATTGATTTTTGACAATGTGAATGCAGGAAATTTCATCAGAAATATGAAGTCATCAATATCTGAAGTGTGCAACGGGAGTGTGGGTATTACTCTGAGTATTGGTGTTGCAATTAAAGGTTCAGAACAGTCATCTTCTTCCGCAATCAGTGCTGCAGATCATGCTCTTTACGGAGCCAAAGAAACCGGCAGAGACTCCATCATGTATGCGCAGCGCCCGTAG
- a CDS encoding methyl-accepting chemotaxis protein — protein sequence MHLLRHFTIRRVVLWMMLISLGVVACAGGYSALTLRDIYRHADRADELTQQLTFLTRSGIVMQSGTAAEKIALISSIPEGTDWDDFRRVLATTPADYAPAARARLDALTLHLAEDDAPVLADRQRLEAILISALLAAITLLIFCDRYLVTHLVRPVAKIRAHLKIIASGDLTQEPEDLGRNCVGQLVPLVKEMQHSLMDTVLAIRDNAAILHREARDIAAGNADLSDRTSTQAAALEQTAASMEEITATVSHNAENARQARELSGVTASTTLKGEHLMHAVVSAMAGIAEGSEKIRQFTATINGIAFQTNILALNAAVEAARAGEQGRGFAVVAAEVRSLAQRSATASKEIEVLIAETVSRVNDGRRAADTAGTTMEAVLQGVSSVNELIGQIALASEEQSKGIAQVTVAVAELDRVTQQNTTLVHQVSATAGSLSGQTDILGGVITRFTLPAAAGAPEVPRISKRGKSTPVTSGGWEPFAGQ from the coding sequence ATGCATTTACTCAGACATTTTACCATCCGCCGTGTCGTGCTGTGGATGATGCTCATCTCACTGGGCGTCGTGGCATGCGCCGGCGGTTACAGCGCACTGACCCTGCGTGATATATACCGGCATGCCGACCGCGCCGATGAACTGACGCAGCAGCTGACGTTCCTGACCCGCAGCGGTATCGTGATGCAGTCCGGCACGGCGGCAGAAAAAATTGCCCTGATAAGTAGCATCCCGGAGGGCACCGACTGGGATGACTTTCGTCGCGTGCTGGCGACCACCCCCGCTGATTATGCGCCTGCCGCGCGGGCGCGTCTTGACGCGCTGACCCTGCATCTTGCAGAAGACGATGCGCCGGTCTTGGCGGACAGACAACGGCTGGAGGCAATCCTGATTTCAGCACTGCTGGCCGCCATAACGCTGCTGATATTCTGTGACCGCTATCTGGTGACACACCTCGTACGCCCTGTGGCCAAAATCCGCGCCCACCTGAAAATCATCGCCAGCGGTGACCTCACGCAAGAACCCGAAGATCTGGGGCGCAACTGCGTCGGACAGCTGGTCCCGCTGGTAAAAGAGATGCAGCACAGCCTGATGGATACGGTGCTGGCCATTCGTGATAATGCCGCGATTCTCCATCGTGAGGCCAGAGACATCGCCGCCGGTAATGCAGATCTGTCAGACCGCACGTCAACTCAGGCTGCGGCACTGGAGCAAACGGCGGCAAGCATGGAGGAAATTACGGCAACAGTAAGCCACAATGCGGAGAACGCCCGTCAGGCGCGGGAGTTATCAGGTGTAACGGCCAGTACCACGTTGAAGGGTGAACATCTTATGCATGCCGTTGTCTCCGCCATGGCTGGGATTGCGGAAGGTTCAGAGAAAATCCGTCAGTTTACCGCAACTATTAACGGAATTGCGTTTCAGACGAATATTCTGGCGCTGAACGCCGCCGTAGAAGCCGCCCGTGCAGGCGAGCAGGGGCGCGGCTTTGCAGTGGTGGCCGCTGAGGTGCGTTCGCTGGCCCAGCGCAGTGCGACGGCTTCAAAAGAAATAGAAGTACTAATCGCAGAAACCGTATCCCGCGTGAATGACGGCCGCCGGGCAGCAGACACCGCAGGCACCACCATGGAAGCAGTGTTGCAGGGCGTCAGCAGCGTAAATGAACTTATCGGCCAGATAGCGCTGGCCTCAGAAGAGCAAAGTAAGGGGATAGCACAGGTTACCGTTGCGGTGGCGGAGCTCGATCGTGTCACACAGCAGAACACGACGCTGGTTCATCAGGTGTCTGCCACGGCGGGTAGCCTGAGCGGGCAGACGGACATACTGGGCGGGGTCATCACGCGCTTTACACTGCCGGCAGCCGCAGGTGCTCCCGAAGTGCCACGCATAAGTAAACGGGGGAAAAGTACGCCTGTGACGTCCGGTGGCTGGGAGCCCTTCGCCGGTCAATAG
- a CDS encoding methyl-accepting chemotaxis protein: MNLKVGAKLALGFSVVIGALILTAIVSSGCLDTIQDNSARRSLTIEMNSTFGQARLNRTLYQYTNEQQYADKNADALKKLNNQYKMLAVFSWDTEGSRLLKDIEQAMDSYGTQRDILVDYMQRMMAQASSLQQLPYLILAKKIDAIVEGNKADNETALLLQRLSSQLKEVNLLVLSFTKEPNDILKATLNTALNDAKKTVSMLNLITNPALGELTIPTVDIIDKVLTSASPFEALWSEHHMAAKNLVSKGEQFDKTLDNMFYYQKKISSDFISSARIKILFLSVFSVVISLLFAWRITLSINKPLAQTLTMAQRISEGDLTHAVVADRKDELGLLMQSVNGMRIRLEEIINNVRDGVSNVNNAASEIAMGNEDLSSRTEEQAAAVVQTAASMEQLTSTVKLNSENALYASQLAGEASTQATEGGKVVSGVISTMEDIRKSSSRISEITQVINGIAFQTNILALNAAVEAARAGEGGRGFAVVAGEVRNLAQRSALAAKEIEGLINESVGQVNSGAGQVENAGKTMEAIIHSVGQVNEVMKEIATASDEQNRGIRQISQAMTEMDTTTQQNAALVEQSAAAAGSLQEEAGRLETAVAFFKTGALRAASRLPAEKKNVQAPVKNTSHSSGDNWQSF, from the coding sequence ATGAATTTAAAAGTTGGAGCAAAACTTGCTCTGGGATTCTCCGTGGTAATCGGAGCGCTCATCCTGACAGCGATTGTTTCTTCTGGTTGCCTTGACACCATTCAGGACAATTCGGCGAGAAGAAGTCTTACCATCGAAATGAACAGCACTTTTGGTCAGGCCCGCCTAAATCGCACACTTTACCAGTATACGAATGAGCAACAGTATGCTGATAAGAATGCGGATGCGCTTAAAAAACTCAATAACCAGTATAAAATGCTTGCTGTGTTTTCCTGGGATACGGAAGGTAGCAGGTTACTTAAAGATATTGAGCAGGCCATGGATAGCTATGGAACGCAACGAGATATATTGGTTGATTACATGCAACGAATGATGGCGCAGGCTTCCTCATTACAGCAACTGCCATATCTCATTCTTGCAAAAAAAATTGACGCCATAGTTGAAGGAAACAAAGCGGATAATGAAACGGCACTTTTACTTCAACGACTGTCTTCACAATTAAAAGAAGTTAATTTACTGGTGCTTTCATTCACTAAAGAACCGAATGATATTTTGAAAGCAACCCTCAACACCGCTCTTAACGATGCCAAAAAGACAGTTTCAATGCTGAATTTAATCACCAATCCGGCTCTGGGCGAATTAACTATTCCCACTGTTGATATTATTGACAAAGTTCTGACATCAGCATCACCGTTTGAAGCGCTCTGGTCTGAACATCATATGGCCGCAAAAAACCTGGTGAGCAAAGGAGAGCAATTCGACAAAACTTTAGATAATATGTTTTATTATCAGAAGAAAATATCCTCTGACTTTATCAGTTCCGCACGTATAAAAATACTTTTCTTATCGGTATTTTCGGTAGTTATAAGTCTCCTGTTCGCATGGCGTATAACACTAAGCATTAATAAACCACTCGCCCAAACACTCACGATGGCCCAACGCATCTCAGAAGGTGACCTCACGCATGCTGTCGTTGCGGATCGTAAAGATGAGTTAGGACTATTAATGCAGTCGGTTAATGGCATGAGGATCAGACTGGAAGAAATAATTAATAACGTTCGTGACGGCGTGTCGAACGTTAATAATGCGGCCTCTGAAATAGCGATGGGTAATGAAGACTTATCCTCAAGAACTGAAGAACAGGCTGCAGCAGTGGTTCAGACGGCTGCCAGTATGGAACAACTGACGTCCACAGTAAAACTTAACAGCGAAAATGCCCTGTATGCCAGCCAGTTGGCCGGGGAGGCATCTACACAGGCGACTGAGGGCGGTAAGGTTGTCAGCGGCGTGATTTCGACCATGGAAGACATAAGAAAAAGCTCATCGCGCATTTCAGAAATAACACAGGTTATTAATGGCATTGCTTTTCAAACAAATATTCTCGCTTTAAACGCAGCGGTGGAGGCTGCCCGTGCAGGTGAAGGCGGCAGAGGTTTCGCAGTCGTGGCCGGTGAGGTGAGGAATCTTGCACAGCGGAGTGCCCTGGCCGCAAAGGAAATTGAAGGGCTTATCAACGAATCTGTAGGCCAGGTTAATTCCGGGGCCGGCCAGGTGGAAAATGCCGGTAAAACAATGGAGGCCATCATTCACTCGGTTGGACAGGTGAATGAAGTTATGAAAGAAATTGCAACGGCTTCAGATGAACAAAATCGTGGCATCCGTCAAATCAGTCAGGCCATGACGGAAATGGACACGACTACTCAACAAAATGCTGCACTGGTTGAACAGTCGGCGGCTGCCGCAGGTTCTCTTCAGGAAGAAGCCGGTCGTCTGGAGACGGCTGTTGCTTTCTTCAAAACGGGAGCATTGCGCGCGGCATCCAGATTGCCAGCAGAAAAAAAGAACGTTCAGGCACCGGTGAAAAATACATCTCATTCATCAGGTGATAACTGGCAATCTTTTTGA